Below is a window of Rhodamnia argentea isolate NSW1041297 chromosome 11, ASM2092103v1, whole genome shotgun sequence DNA.
aaaaaagctcaaaaataatattaaaatagttTATCATCAAATGCCGACCGACGGCTattcggcatccacgtcaacccGAGTCGGCCAAAATTGCTGTATGGAgtgaatcggaaaaaaaaaaaagtttatgactaaattggcacaattgcaatatgtttaggaattttttgcaataggtttaggacgtTTCTAACAAAATCTATAgggtcaattgaatccatcaaaAAACTACttattgttggagttggcgaatacttcggggattCTTGTTTCTCACACTGGGTATgtccacgtgagcttagggaaaccgaagtgttaccaaACGACATGTTACCCTTGcacgcgggatgcgggggttcgggggcagcgcccccgaaacctctacgggtttgggcttttatttaagctggcctaTATgattggaattaagaggttttagattttttagcccgtttttggggcatattTATTTTGCTCGATTTTATCATTATGGAAGCgatgaattggctgtaaaccaaaaaatatagtgaaatctctttgcgggacgtagccctaatcttggggtgaacctgcgtaatctcgtgcgtcattccaatttttcttgattctctgtgtgatcgtctgattcggtttcgataaatcccttcacttATGAGGTCATAAATATGAATTCCGGTAAGAATAATActtaacataattaaaaagataaacaattttttttcatttaatatttGAAGTTGGACGATGGGTATTATTTTCTCAACTAGCAAATCCTTTCAAGAATGAATCTACATATTGAAACCCCAATAGAATTTTAAACCATGAATCACTTAATAATGAATACACTTTGTCCTCTCCAGCACTCACTGTTTCATAGTTGACAAAACATTATTAACCGCTCCACCTCCCGTTCTTGAAAGAGACAAACACATGGTAGATAGACAAAAGACACCGTCTGTCCAGAGCAATATATGAAGAAGCTAACAAGACTATCTGTTTGGGCAAAATTTCAGTTGAAGCAAATGTAATGATCACTAATATTGCCAtcatttcatatatcttaaCATATACAAGAAATGCAGGAAAAACGACACTGCTAGAAAAATGCCGCTAAAATGTGCAAATCTTAGAAAGGAAAGAGGATGTGAGGAAGGCATCATTTCACAtgcttgataatttttttaaccaagatACAAGAGTTGAAATATCAAATTTGCATGAAAAGTTtgcttttaaaaattaaatgacataCCTTGTTTGATGTTTGAATAAGATAGTTCGCAtatgtgagattttgtaaaACTAttaccaattgttctaaaagcgtAAGATTTTAGATgaaagcgtggtttaatatttaacttATTCAATCACTCTCTTATCTTTTGCCTAGTACAAAACCCCTCAGGATATCTTGCTTTGATATAATATGAGATTTTCTGGAATCAttgctaactgttctaaaaatgaAGGCctgaataaatattttaattattctacCAGTATAAACAAAAATCTGCTCATAATCTATCGAATTATCTCTTGATCTCAACCTATACTAATCTCAGAACCTCAACTAGCGGGATCCTTGTTCTAATAAAATTTCCAGTCCGACATATGCTTATATAATTGAACAGAACTTGAAGTTACAGAAATCGTGAGTAATCTAGCTTTAAAAAGTTGATTAATTACCAGAATTATGGCTTTGATATGGGGCCTGTCGATATGGTACTCTCCCTCCTTCACTCCCATGATACCCAACATGACATCAACAAAATCTTTGCTGTCACCTTCCTCTTTCTTAGGCTTCATGTGCTcgtcaataattttctcaaagaagGCATCGAACACTTTGCTCACGGCCTTCATGCGTTTCGTCAACCCCTGAAGATCAAATGGCGCTAAATAAGGAACATAGTCACCGATGTTAAGCGTCGCCCCCAACACCATCCCTTCTTGAATCACGGCCTTGAACCCTCTCTCGTCAAACTCCTTGTCCATGTACTTCTTCCCGAACACCATCCGACAGCTCATATCGGCGCTTAGCGACGAGATCTTCGCGCTCAAGTCGATGGCCATGGAGTCGTGAGACGCGTCTTTGAGAAAATTCACGAGCAAGCCGACCTCCTCTCTCCTCATGGGCTTGAAGGAATTGATTTTTGCATTGCTAAGGAGCTCCAAAGTGCACATTTTTCTGATGTTCCTCCAATACGGGCTGTACGGCGCGAATGCCAAGCTCCTTTGCTCGTAAGAGATGTGCTTCGAGGCCTCATGAGGCGGCCGGCTCGCAAAAGCAAGATCGTGAGTCTTGAGGAATTGCTCGGCCACTTCGGGCGATGAAACGACGATTGCGGGAACGAACCCGAGGCGCAGGTGCATGAGGGGTCCATATTTTCGAGCTAATTTGTGAAGATCATGATGAGGGTTTTTTCCCAACAAAGGGAGGTTCCCAAGAATTGGAAACCCTCTCGGACCAGGAGGCAATTTCTTCTTGCTCTGTGTTTTCCATAGCAAAGCTCGCAGTAAGAGATGAGCAACCAAAGCGAAGGCGAGTGTTATCCATATCCAACCCATTGGAGGTGGTTCTTTGGAAGGAAGTGGAGCGACGATGGAGGTGGAAATAATTTCGTTTGATATATAGACAAAGATATGACAGGGTGCAAAATTTCTTGCACGTTATTTTTAGTGGGGCCTTCATCTAGAATCAAAAGAAACATTATAAGCTATACTTTAATTAAGAAATAGTGAAGAACATTTCAATACCATAAACGACATCTTTTCTCACTAGGACGATAGATTTTGTCAATCAGATGATTAAAATAAGCTTGTTTATTGATATTTTCTTAAACATTGCCAACTTGGTCAACAAGAAAATGGACTCCACCGATTTTATAAGGCGGTGAAACTTAAGTCTATGAATGTGGCTTAAGAGCAAAGCATTTGAAGATAAGGCTACGAAAAGTCTCTGTCCATGAGAGCCTCGTAATAAGGGAGGAAGAGAGTGGGcctcgtgagagagagagagagacaaggcgTGAGTTCCCGAATAAAGACATAGAATAGCTGCGTGTGCGCTTATGTCAGCTAGTTTGCTTTGAGTATTTTGAGTCCGGTGATGAAAAGTAGGAAGCTGCTAGCCCGATAGTCTGACTATTAGTTATTTCTTATTACATAATCTcacaattaatgagtgttttatacgAACCACACAATGATGGTGTATggatttacggttgagattgtattgTCCCTAACAGATCTGCCATGAAATCATTTCCCTAGAAAGTATATTGCAAATAGGGAAAGTCAGATTTTACATGTTACCCTAGATTGTATCACAATTTAAAATGTCTTGAGATTGTCTCTTATAATTCTCTCGTGTTACCACCACAACGTTTCTGTATAGTGGAAATAGTGTGAGGTTGCGTAGTCTACAATCTGTGACTACCCCTATGGGAATTACCCTAGCTTAAAACTGTTGGATCATAAAGGAATAACCTACGCTTGAGAGCGTGCTGTATCAATCAAACTTCTACATAGTTTATGACATCGGGGTgtaaaaaatcgaaccgaaaccGGAATCGAAAccaaactgaaccgaaccgaaatgtCATGCATTTTCGGTTTGGTTTAGATTTCGGTTCGTGTAATAGAAAAATAACCTATTTCAGTTCAGATAGTTTCATTTCCGTTAACCGAATTGAAAAACAACTCAATTTGCTCATAACGGATTGGGTTCTCAAAAAGGTGAATTGAGTTGAGtagggcaaaaaataaaatacaaagaaaataaaaaaaaattagaaccaaACCGAATCTTCAGTTCGATAATACTCAGTTTGGATCCTCATTCGGTTCAAAGTTAATGCACACCCAAACAGTTTGGTTCAGTtcaagtttcttgaaaaatcgaaTGGAATCATTGACACCCTAGTTATGTGTGCTATAAAAGTCCTTGAGAGATATGATATCCTCTCATCTGTTGAAAAGCGGGGACAAAGAGAGATTACATCTTTGACATTGATCGTTGCTTTTATCTTATTTGGAGTATGTCTAATGGTTCATACATCTCCATCGTAAACTATCATCATTGACATTGATCGTGGATTTCATCTTATTTAGCTTCAGATATAAAAATGGACCATTTCAATGACGCCTTTCGTGTTTTTTCGGTTTGTCTTTGAATGAATGGTCGGCCGCCGAACCTTTGTTACATAATATGTGAAAAACAATCCGATGGCCAATCATTTATTTAAAGACAAACTGACGAAACACGAAAGGCCTCGTTGAAGCGGTCCATTTTTATATTATATCTCTCCTTGTCAAAGGTATAATCTCTCCTTGTCCCCGCTTTCCAACAGAAGATACGATATCAGATCTTATACGCCCTTTTTGTAATTTAGTGTTAAGCATAGGTattcctttttttatctcagCAGTTTCATATGAAGCTGACTTAGTCCGTGAGCTTTAAAAGGGAAGCATGAAATATTACAATTTGTTACAACAAACAAGGTGTTTTCAATATAAATTGgcgaaattattgaaaaaaagtcataaatctattgtaattataccgacttagttttaaactttttttttgctgattgagttctaaaccttttacatttgtgtcagtgcagttcattcgatcaattttggcggaaaatcgctgacatggctCGGCCAACGCTatcgtggataattttttagtgATATTATCCTtcaaagttttctttttatttttccttttttgtcttttctttctctttttttttttccttcttcttcctccaaccggtCGCGGAGTCTGGCGATCGGCCAGAGGCGAGAGCTTATGAGGTTGACCTTGTCGGCCTCTCGCAACGCACCCTACTAGCCACCGGTGAGGGGTACACTCCCCCGCCCCATGAGAGGAGCGACCTTGCCATCGTTGgatgaggttgagcctcgctaCCTCTGGCCGGTGTCTTGAccttaaaattcgaaaattcttaggttaatggattatttgGCTAATATATGACTAGTCTAACACGGACTACGTCTagcagaggattccactatatcatcacctcgcacctctcgttacatcactcaattgcaagcgaaaaagagtatatataacagtaactattcatgagctcaaatccaaactactaatgaaaaattatggactTAAATCGTAAAAACCCTCTGGTATCCAGGGGGTGCTGCATCCTTGAGACCCCCGCCGGGGCGGCTCCCCCGGACCCTTGTCCGCTCGGCGTGGAGTGGGATCCACGTGCTTTCCTGTCGtaggggagtatgaaccacaccccaacatcTTCCCACTTGGTGAATACTTCCCATTCTTCTTTAGACCCAACTTAGTTATACACCATTCATACTTTTCTACACTCACTGCCTTGGTCAAAAAATCCGTACTATTCACCCGTGTGTCAACTTTTTCCAGCACTATAACTTTCTGTTTTAATTTCTCTCGGATGAAGTGATATTTTATGTCAATGTGGTTTGTTCGTGCATGAAAAGCAGGAATCTTAGCCAAGAATATAGCACTCTGGCTATCACACCCAATATTCACTCCTCCTTTTGTAAAACCAAGCTCTTTACACAATCTACTCATCCAAATCACTTCCTTAGCAgcatgagtaagagccatgTACTCTACCTTAGTAGTAGATAAAGCAGCCGTGCTCTGCCTCTTGCTCATCCAACTCATAGCTCCGCCGAATAAGGAAATAACATAACTATTGGTCAACCTCCTGCTATCAATATCACCTCCTCATTCAGCATCAACAAAACACTTGATTTCTAATGTGTACtatccctttgagtttttcgtgcCTTTATAACATAACTCAAAGTCAAACGTATCGCGAAGATGACGAAGTACTCTCTTTGCAGCTATCCAATGCTCTTTCCCCGGATTAGACATATATCTACTCAATACTCCCATCGCACGAGCAATATCCGGACAAGTACATACCATGGCATACATTAAGCTCTCTACTGTGCTTGCATATGGAATTGCTGCCATCTTTTCAGCTTCCTCTTCGGTCTTGGGACACTAGAGCGCCGATAACTTGGAACTTGTGGACATGGGGGTCTTCATTGGTTTACTGTATTTCATGTTGAACTTCTTCAACACGGTTTCAACATATTTCTTATAACTTAACCACAACTTCCCATTCTCATGCTTCCTTTTTATCTGCATGCCCAAGATGAAATTTGCTGGACCtagatctttcatctcaaactgttTCGTCAATAGTCCTTTTACAGTACTAATCATTCTCATACTATTTCCACCTAGCAGCATATTATTAACATATAAggttaaaataacaaaatcatcatCTAACCTCTTCACATAGACACAATGATCAGCATCACAACGAACAAAGCCAAGTTTCAAAGCATAGGAGTCCAACTTCTagtaccacattcttggagattgtttcaggccatacaaagacttgttcattttgcaaacaaaatcttcttttcctttgaccacAACCCATCTAGTTGCTTCATGTAAATATCCTCCTCCAAATCACCATGTAAGAAGCTATTTTTACATCGAGCTGCTCTAACTCCGGATTTTATGTAGCTGCTACGGATAAAATAAGTCTTATGGAATTTAATTTAGCAACGGGAGAAAAAATCTCACCATATTCGACTCATTCTATCTGCGAGTACCCCTTTCACAACCAAACGAGATTTGTATCGTTATATATCTCCATCTGCAGACATCTTCTTCTTGAATACCCACTTACAACCAACTGCCTTCCGATCTATGGGTAGTTTTACCGGACTCCACGTTCTGTTTTTATCTAATGAgtccatctcatctttcatggcTTTCTCCCATCGCTTGGCATCTTCCGCGCTTCTTGCTTCCTTAACAGTATTTGGATCATCGCTTGTAATAGTCAAAGCACAATTTTCATTACTGGCAAATAAAGTATACCTCTCGGGTGGTGTTCTCTGCCGTGTGGACCTCCTTTAAGGCCGGTTCAAGTAGTGCTTCAACTTCGAACTCAGTGTCGGAATCTACAATATCATCCTCCACATCAGGCTTATTAGtttcataatttaaattttctatttcagcTTATGTAGCCTCTGTCTCTCCCTACAAACTAACACTAACTCAACCGTATGTGATTCTTCAAGAACTTGTGAAACAATTTGATTTATCGTAGATTCTCTAAACATCACATCTGTGCTGTAGATAATATGTTTAGTATCGGGATTCCATAGCTTATACCCTTTAATACCATCCTTGTACCCATTGAAGATGCACTTCTCTGACTTGCTCTCAAGCTTattcctcttttcctttggcACATGTACATATGCTTTACAGCCAAACACTCTAACATGGGATACGTCTGGCTTCTTTTCAAACAGTGCCTCAAACGGTGTCTAATCCTTCGGAGTTGATGTGGGAGACCTGTTCTTTAGATAACACGCAATAGCCATTGCTTCTGCCCAAAATTCAGCTGCTAAACTTGCACAACTCAACATACTCCTCGCCTTCTCCTTGAGAAACCGATTAAGCGTCTTTGCCACGCCATTCTACCGAGGTGAATAGGGCATTGCTTTCTGCCTTGTAATACCATTGGTCGCatagaattgatcaaattttgtTGAACAGA
It encodes the following:
- the LOC115744137 gene encoding cytochrome P450 71AU50-like; this encodes MGWIWITLAFALVAHLLLRALLWKTQSKKKLPPGPRGFPILGNLPLLGKNPHHDLHKLARKYGPLMHLRLGFVPAIVVSSPEVAEQFLKTHDLAFASRPPHEASKHISYEQRSLAFAPYSPYWRNIRKMCTLELLSNAKINSFKPMRREEVGLLVNFLKDASHDSMAIDLSAKISSLSADMSCRMVFGKKYMDKEFDERGFKAVIQEGMVLGATLNIGDYVPYLAPFDLQGLTKRMKAVSKVFDAFFEKIIDEHMKPKKEEGDSKDFVDVMLGIMGVKEGEYHIDRPHIKAIILDMLSGSMDTSATAIDWAMAELIKHPRAMKKLQEELENAVGLNRAVEESDTDGLDYLDMVIKETMRLHPVAPLLLPHEATEDCTLNGFHIPCKSRVIVNVWSIGRDPKVWTTHDPEEFVPERFLGSSVDVKGRDFQLLPFGAGRRGCPGMQLGLTVVRFVLAQLVHCFDWELSGGMSPGDLDMTEEFGLTTPRADHLVVTPRYRLRE